The Mus caroli chromosome 1, CAROLI_EIJ_v1.1, whole genome shotgun sequence genome has a window encoding:
- the LOC110292153 gene encoding uncharacterized protein LOC110292153 isoform X3, translated as MAWMSPLILEEFLQLGQGQKTVNCRAWIRTQCFVINLFLGRENTHLLMPVRDPMAVQSMDTAKVQRGEPSFWNSLSLAPHMGDSSQKLETWSALHSLRAAQQVDTSEAHEGESRAGQASLRIRERRRIRGSPFC; from the exons ATGGCATGGATGAGTCCATTGATTCTGGAGGAGTTCTTACAACTTGGTCAAGGCCAAAAGACAGTCAATTGCAGAGCCTGGATTAGAACCCAGTGTTTTGTGATAAATCTTTTCCTGGGGAGAGAAAACACACATCTGCTCATGCCTGTTAGGGATCCCATGGCAGTCCAAAGCATGGATACCGCCAAAGTCCAAcgtggtgaacca AGTTTTTGGAACAGCCTCTCCTTGGCACCCCACATGGGTGACAGTTCACAGAAGCTGGAAACCTGGAGTGCACTGCACAGCCTAcgggcagctcaacaggttg ATACCAGCGAAGCCCATGAAGGGGAAAGCCGTGCAGGCCAGGCTTCGCTGCGCATCAGAGAACGCCGGCGGATCCGAGGATCCCCGTTTTGTTGA